The following coding sequences lie in one Clarias gariepinus isolate MV-2021 ecotype Netherlands chromosome 27, CGAR_prim_01v2, whole genome shotgun sequence genomic window:
- the echdc2 gene encoding enoyl-CoA hydratase domain-containing protein 2, mitochondrial: MTVFRRFALGVCSFSRSRAQLNRVFSARQCSQPDHISVSAKNKLFIRGFSAVSNPDAAEVDISRLEGEDQGIVEVLMCRERARNSLGRVFVSQMRELVSGLHHDAAVRVVIFRSLVPGVFCAGADLKERAQMGNSEAEQFVLGLRSLMNEIAALPMPTIAAVDGFALGGGLELALACDLRTAAYTAQMGLIETTRGLLPGAGGSQRLPRAVGFAVAKELIFTGRRVGGEQAVHLGLVNRAVPQNQSRDAAYRDALSLAKEILPQAPFAVRMAKEAMNRGIEVDIASGMAIEGMCYARVIPTQDRREGMAAFIEKRQPRYTGE; this comes from the exons ATGACGGTGTTCCGGAGATTTGCTTTAGGAGTTTGTTCGTTTTCCCGAAGTCGTGCTCAACTAAACCGGGTCTTCTCAGCTCGTCAGTGCTCACAACCTGACCACATTAGTGTTTCTGCCAAGAATAAACTGTTCATTCGAGGGTTTAGCGCTGTGTCAAACCCAGACGCTGCTGAAGTAGATATAAGTCGCCTGGAAGGTGAAGACCAGG gcatTGTGGAAGTTCTAATGTGTCGGGAACGGGCACGGAACTCTCTGGgtcgtgtgtttgtgtctcag ATGCGAGAGTTGGTGTCAGGTCTGCATCATGACGCGGCTGTTCGTGTGGTGATCTTTAGAAGTCTGGTGCCTGGAGTCTTTTGTGCAG GTGCTGATCTAAAGGAGAGAGCACAGATGGGCAATTCTGAGGCTGAGCAGTTTGTTCTTGGACTTCGGTCACTAATGAATGAAATAG CGGCATTGCCCATGCCAACTATCGCTGCAGTGGACGGCTTTGCTCTAGGTGGTGGGCTAGAGCTGGCACTGGCGTGTGACCTCCGTACAGCGG caTATACTGCGCAGATGGGTCTGATCGAGACCACGCGGGGACTCCTTCCAGGGGCGG GAGGCAGTCAGCGTTTGCCACGGGCAGTGGGATTTGCTGTGGCGAAGGAGCTGATCTTTACTGGGCGGCGTGTTGGAGGGGAGCAGGCTGTACACCTGGGATTAGTGAATCGTGCCGTCCCACAAAACCAGAGCAGAGATGCAGCTTATAGAGATGCTCTAAGCCTGGCCAAGGAAATCCTCCCTCAG GCTCCGTTCGCAGTCAGGATGGCCAAGGAAGCCATGAACCGAGGAATAGAGGTGGACATCGCTTCAGGAATGGCCATCGAGGGCATGTGCTATGCTCGG GTTATTCCAACACAAGACAGGCGAGAAGGAATGGCAGCTTTTATAGAGAAAAGGCAGCCCAGATACACTGGAGAGTAA